In Bacteroidota bacterium, the following are encoded in one genomic region:
- a CDS encoding MBL fold metallo-hydrolase, with protein MTVEQIYTGCLAQGAYYIVSDGEAAIIDPLREVQPYLNRLETDGVKLKYIFETHFHADFVSGHVDLAKKTGATIVYGPNATTAFESVSAADGTLFNVGKLKIKVLHTPGHTMESTTFLLIDEEGKDHAIFSGDTLFLGDVGRPDLAQKAADMTQEQLAGLLYESLMTKIMPLADDLIVYPAHGAGSACGKNMMKETVDTLGNQKRMNYALNQPNKEAFIEAVTEGLLPPPAYFGANVRMNKSGYESYEKVHAQGMTELSPAEFEVAAEVSNALILDTRDSGAFSKGYIPQSINIGLNGDFAPWVGALIVDVEQPILLVTDPGKEADSVTRLSRVGFDNVIGHLKGGFAAWVAAGLEVDTVNRITAEQFAAAFEPEKSVVVDVRKETEYAAEHVEEAYSKPLAMINDWIKDIQPDQHFFLHCAGGYRSMIAASILQARGYRNFSEVEGGFKAISGTEIPRTNYMCQSKVLKS; from the coding sequence ATGACAGTTGAGCAGATTTATACAGGATGTCTTGCCCAAGGGGCCTATTATATCGTGTCAGACGGCGAAGCCGCCATCATCGATCCGCTGCGCGAAGTTCAGCCCTACCTGAACCGGTTGGAAACGGACGGCGTGAAGCTCAAATACATCTTTGAAACCCATTTCCACGCAGATTTTGTCTCCGGACACGTGGATTTGGCCAAAAAAACAGGTGCCACGATCGTATATGGACCCAATGCAACGACGGCCTTCGAATCGGTTTCAGCAGCTGACGGAACACTCTTCAACGTCGGTAAATTGAAAATCAAGGTCTTGCATACTCCTGGTCATACCATGGAAAGCACCACCTTCCTGTTGATTGACGAAGAAGGCAAGGACCACGCGATTTTCAGCGGCGATACCCTGTTTTTGGGGGATGTCGGTCGTCCTGATTTGGCACAAAAGGCCGCAGACATGACGCAGGAACAGCTTGCGGGTTTGCTTTACGAAAGCCTGATGACCAAGATCATGCCCTTGGCAGACGATCTGATTGTCTATCCGGCGCATGGCGCAGGCAGCGCCTGTGGAAAAAACATGATGAAGGAAACGGTGGATACGCTGGGCAATCAGAAGCGGATGAATTATGCGCTCAATCAGCCCAACAAGGAAGCCTTCATCGAGGCGGTGACCGAAGGTCTGCTTCCTCCGCCTGCTTATTTTGGTGCCAACGTGCGCATGAACAAAAGCGGCTATGAAAGCTATGAAAAGGTGCATGCGCAAGGCATGACCGAACTTTCTCCAGCAGAATTTGAAGTGGCGGCTGAAGTTTCGAATGCCTTGATTCTGGACACCCGCGACAGCGGTGCATTCAGCAAGGGATATATTCCGCAATCGATCAACATTGGCTTGAACGGCGACTTTGCGCCTTGGGTGGGTGCCTTGATCGTGGATGTCGAGCAGCCGATTTTGTTGGTCACTGATCCGGGAAAAGAGGCGGATTCGGTCACGCGCCTGAGCCGTGTGGGCTTTGACAACGTGATCGGCCACTTGAAAGGCGGATTTGCGGCGTGGGTCGCGGCAGGTTTGGAGGTTGATACCGTCAACCGCATCACCGCAGAACAATTCGCAGCCGCATTCGAACCCGAAAAATCGGTTGTGGTGGACGTGCGCAAGGAAACCGAATATGCCGCAGAGCATGTCGAAGAGGCCTATAGCAAGCCACTTGCAATGATCAACGACTGGATCAAGGACATTCAGCCCGATCAGCATTTTTTCCTGCATTGTGCGGGCGGATACCGCAGCATGATCGCAGCAAGCATCTTGCAAGCACGCGGATACCGCAACTTCTCGGAAGTGGAAGGCGGATTCAAGGCCATCAGCGGCACTGAAATTCCGCGCACCAATTATATGTGTCAGAGCAAAGTGCTGAAAAGCTGA
- a CDS encoding serine hydrolase, with translation MKKTLLLFTVLLPLSLLSQNLYFPPTVGNTWTTMPITDLGWCQDKVDSLYSYLEGENSKAFILLKDGEIVLEKYFGTFTQDSLWYWASAGKTLTAFTVGIAQQEGHLNINDTTSDYIGTGWSVAPPLKEEKITIRHQLAMTSGLDELAAGDPNCTLPSCLPYLADAGTRWAYHTGVYTLLDSVIEVATGMTLNAYINAKIKTQTGMTGSFFMSGYNNIFVSKPRSMARFGLLMLNKGNWNGNQILTDTAYFHDMTHPSQNLNNAYGYLTWLNGQSSYLLPYLQLPIPGPVCPNAPSDMYAAIGKNGQIINVVPSQNLVFIRMGNASNNADVSTLLCDTIWQYINQLPCTPIAVTEGLENGFELYPNPAKDQLTLRCPSEIGHWIDLEIMDQVGKVVFHAITKQVPANGNLTLELPNGMQNGVYWLRITTDKGQNISKKLLRL, from the coding sequence ATGAAAAAAACACTACTTCTCTTTACAGTCCTCCTTCCGCTCAGCCTGCTCTCTCAAAATCTCTACTTCCCGCCCACGGTCGGAAATACGTGGACGACCATGCCCATCACCGACCTCGGATGGTGCCAAGACAAGGTCGATAGCCTCTACAGTTACCTCGAAGGCGAAAATTCGAAGGCATTCATCCTGCTCAAAGACGGGGAAATCGTGCTGGAGAAGTATTTCGGGACCTTTACCCAAGACAGCCTTTGGTATTGGGCATCAGCCGGAAAAACCTTGACGGCCTTCACAGTCGGCATCGCGCAGCAGGAAGGGCATCTGAACATCAACGATACCACAAGTGACTACATTGGAACAGGATGGTCGGTTGCGCCGCCACTCAAGGAAGAGAAAATCACCATCCGGCATCAGCTTGCGATGACTTCCGGGCTCGACGAACTCGCCGCAGGCGACCCGAATTGCACGCTTCCCTCCTGCCTGCCCTACCTCGCGGATGCGGGCACGCGCTGGGCCTATCACACGGGCGTGTACACCCTGCTCGACAGCGTGATCGAAGTGGCTACGGGCATGACCCTCAATGCCTACATCAACGCAAAGATCAAAACACAAACCGGCATGACCGGCTCCTTTTTCATGTCGGGCTACAACAATATTTTCGTCAGCAAGCCCCGCAGCATGGCCCGTTTTGGCCTCTTGATGCTGAACAAAGGCAATTGGAATGGCAATCAGATTCTCACAGATACCGCCTATTTCCATGACATGACGCATCCCTCCCAAAACCTCAACAATGCCTATGGCTACCTGACTTGGCTCAATGGCCAATCGAGTTACCTCCTCCCCTATTTGCAACTTCCGATTCCGGGTCCGGTTTGCCCGAACGCCCCCTCAGACATGTACGCTGCCATCGGCAAAAACGGTCAGATCATCAACGTTGTACCAAGTCAGAACTTGGTCTTCATTCGCATGGGAAATGCCAGCAACAATGCCGATGTTTCCACCTTGCTCTGCGATACCATTTGGCAGTATATCAATCAGTTGCCTTGTACTCCGATTGCTGTAACGGAAGGTTTGGAGAATGGATTTGAGCTGTATCCGAATCCCGCGAAAGATCAGCTGACACTGCGCTGCCCATCGGAAATTGGGCATTGGATAGATTTGGAAATCATGGATCAAGTTGGCAAAGTAGTGTTTCATGCCATAACCAAACAAGTTCCTGCGAATGGAAATCTTACCTTGGAATTGCCCAACGGGATGCAAAACGGCGTGTATTGGCTGCGGATTACCACAGACAAGGGGCAAAACATCAGCAAGAAATTGCTGCGATTGTGA
- a CDS encoding 3'-5' exonuclease, whose protein sequence is MAHSVSPNVLLYMNFVAIDFETANSNRSSICALGVAMVHNGELLDTAHFLIKPVPNYYDSFNSQLHGIRDKHTRDLPTLKEQWADLREFFEGLPIVAHNASFDCSALRAALDFDNLEYPNVDYHCTFQLAKASLPLQAHSLDYVARHFKIELDHHQAESDARAAALVAIRLCEKHKVNSLEELSTSLGFKAGKILRDNRSYKPFSRR, encoded by the coding sequence ATGGCTCATTCTGTATCTCCAAATGTTCTCCTTTATATGAATTTTGTTGCGATCGATTTTGAAACTGCCAACAGCAACCGGAGTAGCATCTGTGCACTGGGCGTGGCCATGGTACACAATGGCGAATTGCTCGATACTGCGCATTTTTTGATCAAGCCTGTACCCAATTACTATGACAGTTTCAATTCGCAGCTGCATGGCATCCGCGATAAGCATACGCGTGACCTGCCTACGCTGAAGGAGCAATGGGCGGATCTTCGGGAGTTTTTTGAGGGTTTGCCCATCGTGGCGCACAATGCCTCCTTTGATTGTAGCGCCCTGCGGGCAGCATTGGACTTCGACAATCTTGAGTACCCCAATGTCGATTACCACTGCACTTTTCAGCTAGCCAAGGCATCGCTTCCTTTGCAGGCCCACTCACTTGACTACGTTGCGCGGCATTTCAAGATTGAGCTCGATCACCATCAAGCGGAAAGTGATGCAAGAGCCGCAGCCTTGGTCGCAATTCGCCTCTGTGAAAAGCATAAAGTCAATTCGCTCGAAGAATTGTCAACTTCACTGGGATTCAAGGCCGGGAAGATCTTGCGGGACAACAGAAGTTATAAGCCGTTTTCACGGAGGTAG
- a CDS encoding T9SS type A sorting domain-containing protein, which yields MKKILRLTLPLLLVLMGNLGVMAQTSVSGTIVANTVWSVANGPYTVTGDVLVASGATLTVEPGLEIRFDQGTKITVEGSLAALGTATDSIFLTSNALLPDTGSWMGIVVSGSVGGFVDLDFCHIEFASNALSISGNPTGNHIVLRNTLLKRNARALEGLSGNQTIRRCRFESNTIAVQNCALSLTRCAFYGNDLGVSNSASDIDSCTFSGQTVAAIGNTSGRVAHSLFVSNKVALKFHTGGTQDSILRCQFAENDTALVTAVSLPAFLDNELCANGVNIRVASGNNVSIGSNCWCDSAQIAASIIDGNSQQGLGILNYGAVGTDCGVIGQVWPGDTDDDGTARVRDLLHIGVANGTSGYPREGANAGWLGQAGLPWDQNFGTGLNLKHADCDGNGVVNLADTAAIIANYGQSHQKMQAHINSGGIPLYIEVPRTAQAGDTIDINLRLGDANYPATNVYGIAFSLAFDPTMFDLNSATATLQGTWLGQPGQNLIEMKVKDSKFNWAICRDDHQDTTGNGRLGGVTMVMIDDLTGVDPWEDAMEPFDVSLIDNKGNAIGIDVFIVPVYPGALPGLNLCPNPANGRMTILLDTLEAEEVAVYDGSGTRMFLEQGDLQGNRVIETSHYAPGIYFVQVRVKQGLLTRKVIITR from the coding sequence ATGAAGAAGATCCTACGGTTGACCCTGCCCTTGCTCCTTGTTTTAATGGGGAATTTGGGCGTGATGGCGCAAACAAGCGTCAGCGGGACAATTGTTGCCAACACTGTCTGGTCAGTGGCCAATGGCCCCTACACGGTGACAGGGGATGTTTTGGTAGCGAGTGGCGCTACGCTCACGGTCGAACCCGGTCTTGAAATCCGGTTTGACCAAGGCACAAAAATCACTGTCGAAGGAAGCCTTGCGGCTTTGGGAACTGCGACAGATTCGATCTTTCTCACTTCGAATGCACTGCTGCCCGATACGGGTTCCTGGATGGGAATCGTCGTTTCAGGTTCTGTGGGAGGTTTTGTGGACCTCGACTTTTGCCACATCGAATTCGCATCCAATGCGCTTTCGATCAGCGGCAATCCGACAGGAAACCACATCGTTCTTCGAAATACTTTGCTCAAGCGCAATGCGCGGGCTTTGGAAGGTCTGTCGGGAAATCAGACCATTCGCAGGTGCCGTTTTGAAAGCAACACCATTGCTGTCCAAAACTGCGCCCTCAGCCTCACCCGTTGCGCCTTTTATGGAAACGACCTCGGCGTCTCCAATTCTGCCTCCGACATTGACTCCTGTACATTCAGCGGTCAGACGGTCGCGGCAATCGGGAACACAAGTGGTCGGGTCGCTCACTCGCTCTTCGTCTCCAACAAGGTGGCGTTGAAGTTTCACACGGGCGGCACACAGGATTCGATTCTCCGCTGTCAGTTTGCAGAAAACGACACAGCATTGGTTACGGCAGTGAGTCTGCCAGCGTTCCTTGACAATGAGCTTTGCGCAAATGGCGTGAACATCAGAGTCGCCTCGGGCAACAACGTGAGCATCGGCAGCAATTGTTGGTGTGATTCGGCCCAGATTGCGGCATCCATCATCGACGGCAACAGTCAGCAGGGTTTGGGAATCCTCAACTATGGCGCGGTGGGAACGGATTGCGGCGTGATCGGTCAGGTTTGGCCGGGGGATACCGACGACGATGGCACGGCAAGGGTCAGAGACCTTTTGCACATCGGCGTTGCCAACGGCACTTCGGGCTACCCACGGGAGGGCGCGAATGCAGGTTGGCTCGGGCAGGCAGGTTTGCCTTGGGACCAGAACTTCGGAACCGGTCTCAACTTGAAACATGCCGACTGCGATGGCAACGGAGTGGTGAACTTGGCAGATACGGCGGCGATCATCGCCAACTACGGCCAATCTCACCAGAAAATGCAGGCGCACATCAACTCGGGCGGGATTCCGCTCTACATTGAAGTGCCCCGCACAGCCCAAGCCGGCGACACGATCGACATCAACTTGCGCCTTGGCGATGCCAATTACCCAGCGACCAACGTCTATGGGATTGCCTTCAGCTTGGCCTTTGACCCGACGATGTTTGACTTGAACTCCGCTACGGCGACCCTTCAAGGAACTTGGCTCGGTCAACCGGGGCAGAACTTGATCGAAATGAAGGTCAAGGACAGCAAGTTCAACTGGGCGATTTGCCGCGACGACCATCAAGATACCACCGGCAACGGCAGGTTGGGCGGCGTGACCATGGTCATGATCGACGACCTCACCGGGGTCGACCCTTGGGAAGACGCAATGGAACCCTTTGACGTCAGCTTGATCGACAACAAGGGCAATGCAATCGGGATCGACGTTTTCATCGTGCCGGTTTATCCGGGAGCGTTGCCAGGTTTGAATCTTTGTCCGAATCCTGCGAATGGACGGATGACGATCCTGCTCGACACGCTTGAAGCCGAGGAGGTTGCAGTCTATGACGGCAGCGGAACAAGGATGTTTCTGGAACAGGGCGACCTGCAAGGAAACAGAGTGATCGAGACAAGTCACTATGCACCGGGGATTTACTTCGTGCAAGTGCGCGTCAAGCAGGGACTTTTGACCCGCAAGGTCATCATCACAAGATAA
- a CDS encoding T9SS C-terminal target domain-containing protein, which produces MKLKFVLWMLLVLVAVHSTAQSPFQISLEPLEIKEMPGLQSFAWGQADGKWLLMGGRVDGLHRRQPFASMDSAGHHYKLVVADPTSQKTWSAPLTSLPNAMQEQLASTNLEFHQHGKFLYIFGGYGYSPSSGDHKTYPNMTAVDVGAAIQAIIKGESDLKPYFRQLEDPKFAVTGGQLERIGEDYFLVGGQDFGGRYNPMSPDHGPGFVQKYNHTALRFQIIDDGKNLQIKHLPSESDTVLLHRRDYNMLPQIFPDGKEGLTAFSGVFQYGVNIPWLHCLDIHADGMRQSPGFFLYYNHYHCARIPIFDAQSKEMHNLFFGGIAAYYDSLGVLTHNRDVPFVKTIARVTRTADGKMAEFKLPVEMPDYLGASSEFIPAPDLPKYENGVLKLDEMTGKSVLLGYIVGGIDSQDDNIFWVNEGEHSKATSQVWKVYLRRNANATQDVLNTHSISPMQLQVLPNPFKGEIEIDFNMVAFGHASIQLYKGEKKLLLSSQLMNNPVGPMHWKSECKQLKKGGIFTVVVTANGETARIRLVVEL; this is translated from the coding sequence ATGAAGCTGAAGTTCGTCTTGTGGATGTTGTTGGTGCTGGTCGCGGTTCATTCGACGGCGCAATCGCCATTTCAAATTTCTTTGGAGCCACTGGAGATCAAAGAGATGCCAGGCTTACAATCCTTTGCATGGGGACAAGCAGATGGCAAATGGCTGCTGATGGGTGGCCGCGTGGATGGCCTTCACCGCCGGCAACCCTTTGCGTCCATGGACAGTGCGGGACATCATTACAAGCTTGTCGTCGCCGATCCCACTTCGCAAAAGACCTGGTCTGCCCCGCTGACAAGTCTCCCCAATGCAATGCAGGAACAACTCGCTTCGACCAATCTCGAATTTCATCAACACGGAAAGTTCCTCTACATTTTTGGTGGATATGGCTACAGCCCGAGCTCGGGCGACCACAAAACCTATCCGAATATGACTGCCGTCGACGTTGGGGCAGCGATTCAAGCAATCATCAAAGGCGAATCCGACCTCAAACCCTATTTCAGGCAGTTGGAAGATCCAAAATTTGCCGTCACCGGCGGGCAGTTGGAACGTATCGGTGAGGATTATTTTCTGGTTGGAGGACAAGATTTCGGGGGCCGCTACAATCCTATGAGTCCCGACCACGGGCCCGGATTTGTGCAAAAATACAACCATACCGCGTTGCGATTCCAAATCATCGACGACGGCAAAAACCTTCAAATAAAACACTTGCCCTCCGAAAGCGATACGGTTTTGCTTCACCGCCGAGACTACAATATGTTGCCGCAAATATTTCCTGACGGCAAGGAAGGCCTGACAGCATTTTCAGGCGTGTTTCAATACGGCGTCAACATCCCTTGGCTACATTGTCTTGACATTCATGCCGATGGAATGCGACAATCCCCCGGTTTTTTCCTATATTACAACCATTACCATTGCGCCAGGATTCCAATTTTTGACGCGCAAAGCAAGGAAATGCACAACTTGTTTTTTGGTGGAATTGCGGCCTATTATGACAGTCTCGGCGTGTTGACCCACAATCGCGACGTGCCATTTGTCAAAACAATTGCCCGCGTCACACGCACCGCAGACGGCAAAATGGCGGAATTCAAACTCCCCGTCGAAATGCCGGATTACCTCGGCGCAAGCAGCGAATTCATTCCTGCGCCTGACCTTCCAAAATATGAAAACGGCGTGCTCAAACTCGATGAAATGACCGGGAAGAGTGTATTGCTCGGCTATATTGTGGGCGGCATCGACAGCCAAGACGACAACATCTTCTGGGTCAATGAAGGTGAGCACAGCAAGGCGACTTCGCAGGTATGGAAGGTTTACCTTCGCAGGAATGCAAACGCCACCCAAGACGTACTCAATACCCACAGCATCAGCCCGATGCAATTGCAGGTATTGCCGAATCCATTCAAGGGGGAAATTGAAATCGACTTCAATATGGTCGCCTTCGGACATGCATCGATCCAATTGTACAAAGGCGAAAAGAAACTGCTGCTCTCCTCCCAACTGATGAACAATCCCGTCGGCCCGATGCATTGGAAAAGCGAATGCAAACAATTGAAAAAAGGGGGAATTTTCACCGTTGTCGTGACCGCCAATGGAGAAACGGCACGTATCAGGCTCGTGGTCGAGCTTTGA
- a CDS encoding hydrogen peroxide-inducible genes activator: MNLQQLEYIIAVDQLKSFSKAALHCQVTQATLSAMVKKLEEELQVVIFDRKLQPVITTDAGRDIVNEARMVIHHSTHLKELARPGDRPLQGNVKIGIIPTIASSLLSIVLKPLLEKYPELVFEFYEFTTDNIVKQLRDGLIDMAIASTPLAMDGIEENILYYEALLIYGSVDPDKEYILPKELEDHRIWLMEEGHCLRQQVLQLCSLKPKENLPKNLVFEANSFETLLSMVDNFGGLTLIPELYYKTISEARKRKVMPFARPIPVREVSLIYFRPFAKGRIIEALTADIKEIVNRDLISNQYKKSELTITQI; the protein is encoded by the coding sequence ATGAATCTTCAGCAACTGGAATACATCATCGCCGTCGATCAGCTGAAAAGCTTCAGCAAGGCTGCCCTTCATTGCCAAGTCACGCAGGCGACACTCAGCGCGATGGTCAAAAAACTGGAGGAGGAGCTCCAAGTCGTCATTTTTGACCGTAAACTGCAACCCGTGATCACCACGGATGCCGGCCGAGACATCGTCAACGAAGCACGAATGGTGATTCACCATAGCACGCACCTCAAGGAACTTGCACGCCCCGGTGACCGCCCCCTGCAAGGCAACGTCAAAATCGGTATCATTCCGACCATTGCTTCCTCCTTGCTTTCCATCGTCTTGAAGCCACTGCTGGAAAAATATCCGGAATTGGTATTTGAATTCTACGAATTCACTACCGATAATATCGTGAAGCAGTTGCGCGACGGGTTGATCGACATGGCGATTGCGTCCACACCACTCGCAATGGACGGAATCGAGGAAAATATCCTGTATTACGAAGCCCTGCTGATCTATGGCAGCGTTGATCCTGACAAGGAATACATCCTACCCAAAGAACTTGAGGATCATCGTATTTGGCTCATGGAAGAAGGCCATTGCTTGCGACAGCAGGTCCTGCAATTATGCTCTCTCAAACCCAAGGAAAACCTCCCGAAAAATTTGGTTTTCGAAGCCAATTCATTTGAAACATTGTTGAGCATGGTCGACAATTTTGGAGGGCTGACTTTGATCCCGGAATTGTATTATAAAACGATTTCGGAAGCACGCAAACGCAAGGTAATGCCCTTTGCGCGCCCCATTCCCGTGCGGGAAGTGAGTTTGATTTATTTCCGGCCATTTGCAAAAGGGCGCATCATTGAGGCGCTGACCGCTGACATCAAGGAAATTGTCAATCGCGACTTGATCTCCAATCAATATAAGAAAAGCGAATTGACGATTACGCAAATTTAG
- a CDS encoding heme-binding protein, protein MKGLFITSGIFVGAVILSQIYTVVSTNRTERQPYEVIRKEKDFEIRHYPAATMAKITSSAKSYKELGNNGFRKLAGYIFGGNEGNQQIAMTSPVHMDIDDSSSTMSFVMPAAYNIANLPKPNNAEVIIETVPEEYIAAITFGGFASDADMKKYSDLLAKALKKADLKHDGNFRFLGYNPPFQLVDRTNEIIVRVEWVPLEQ, encoded by the coding sequence ATGAAAGGCTTATTCATCACATCCGGAATTTTTGTAGGCGCCGTCATCCTTTCCCAAATTTATACCGTGGTTTCCACCAATCGCACCGAGCGGCAGCCTTATGAAGTGATCCGCAAGGAAAAAGACTTCGAAATCCGACACTATCCTGCTGCGACGATGGCCAAGATCACATCCTCAGCGAAATCCTACAAGGAATTGGGAAACAACGGCTTCAGAAAACTGGCAGGCTATATTTTTGGCGGCAACGAAGGGAATCAACAGATAGCCATGACCTCCCCTGTGCACATGGACATCGATGACAGCTCCTCGACAATGAGTTTTGTGATGCCTGCTGCCTACAACATCGCCAACCTGCCCAAACCCAACAACGCCGAAGTGATCATTGAGACGGTGCCCGAGGAGTACATCGCGGCCATCACTTTTGGCGGGTTTGCATCAGATGCCGACATGAAAAAGTATTCTGATCTGCTTGCGAAGGCCCTCAAGAAGGCAGACCTGAAGCACGACGGGAACTTCAGATTTCTTGGTTACAACCCGCCCTTTCAATTGGTGGACCGCACAAACGAGATCATCGTACGGGTGGAATGGGTTCCTTTGGAACAATGA
- a CDS encoding DUF58 domain-containing protein produces the protein MKYLDPVVVSKLKNIEIKARLIVEGFITGFHKSPYHGFSVEFAEHRPYNSGESLKNVDWKVYGKTDKLFTKRYDEETNLRCQVVLDISDSMRYPQTGISKLEYGAYLAASLQYLMVQQRDATGLTLFDDDIQFYAPPKSKKSWLVQMFTKLEEVVENKGKLLHKTAHSKIIHQLALKFQRRSFVVLITDLFNQLEGQDELFRSLQHLRHAKHEVILFHLLDRKTEEKFDFPNRPIVLEDLETGEKIQVNPSQIRDQYQALMTQRKAIFKKKCHELNIDFVEVDIATTYDKVLSDYLIKRQMIAR, from the coding sequence ATCAAATACCTCGACCCCGTCGTGGTCTCCAAGCTCAAAAACATCGAAATCAAGGCGCGCTTGATTGTCGAGGGGTTCATCACGGGCTTTCACAAGAGTCCTTACCACGGTTTCTCCGTCGAATTTGCCGAGCATCGCCCCTACAACAGCGGCGAATCCCTCAAAAACGTCGATTGGAAGGTCTATGGCAAGACCGACAAGCTGTTTACCAAGCGCTATGACGAAGAGACGAACCTCCGCTGTCAGGTCGTTTTGGACATCAGCGACTCGATGCGTTATCCGCAGACGGGCATCTCCAAGCTCGAATACGGCGCCTACCTCGCGGCCTCCTTGCAGTATTTAATGGTGCAGCAGCGCGACGCGACGGGTTTGACGCTTTTTGACGATGACATTCAGTTTTATGCGCCGCCCAAAAGCAAGAAGTCTTGGCTCGTGCAGATGTTCACCAAGCTGGAAGAAGTCGTCGAAAACAAAGGCAAGCTCCTGCACAAAACCGCGCACAGCAAGATCATTCACCAATTGGCGCTGAAGTTTCAGCGGCGCAGCTTCGTGGTTTTGATCACGGACCTTTTTAATCAGCTCGAAGGTCAGGACGAATTGTTCCGCTCGTTGCAGCACCTGCGCCATGCGAAGCATGAAGTCATTCTGTTTCACCTGCTTGATCGTAAAACCGAGGAGAAATTCGACTTTCCAAACCGGCCGATCGTGCTCGAGGACTTGGAAACTGGCGAAAAAATCCAAGTAAATCCCAGCCAAATCCGCGACCAATACCAAGCGCTGATGACGCAACGCAAGGCCATCTTCAAGAAAAAATGCCACGAACTCAACATCGACTTCGTGGAGGTGGACATCGCGACCACTTATGATAAGGTGTTGAGCGACTATCTGATCAAAAGGCAGATGATTGCGCGGTAG
- a CDS encoding YceI family protein has product MEAVVNSPKTFWAIDQSHSEITFRVRHLMIAHVSGSFKGFEASISASGKDFTKADIDLWIDVSTIHTGDHERDAHLMSEDFFDIANHKQITFVSSNVGQTTDNAGNRELWGELTMKGITKNVRLWANFGGFSVDPWGNEKAGFTISGVINREDWGLNWNKALESGGIMVSPDVNILCEVELTNVTGKNLKMKLDEGQAAKIQG; this is encoded by the coding sequence ATGGAAGCAGTCGTAAATTCACCAAAAACTTTCTGGGCAATTGATCAGTCACATAGCGAAATTACCTTTCGCGTTCGTCACTTGATGATTGCCCATGTTTCAGGCTCCTTTAAGGGATTTGAAGCAAGTATTTCTGCAAGTGGAAAAGACTTCACAAAAGCAGACATCGACCTGTGGATTGACGTTTCGACTATTCATACAGGAGATCACGAACGTGATGCTCACCTGATGAGTGAGGACTTTTTTGACATCGCCAATCATAAACAAATTACGTTTGTTTCAAGCAATGTCGGGCAAACCACCGACAATGCCGGCAACCGTGAACTTTGGGGCGAACTTACGATGAAGGGAATCACCAAAAATGTGCGCCTTTGGGCCAATTTCGGAGGATTTTCCGTTGATCCTTGGGGAAATGAAAAGGCTGGATTTACCATCAGCGGGGTGATTAACCGCGAGGATTGGGGTCTGAATTGGAACAAGGCATTGGAAAGTGGTGGCATTATGGTCAGCCCGGATGTGAACATTCTTTGTGAGGTTGAACTCACCAATGTGACTGGGAAAAACTTGAAAATGAAGCTCGATGAAGGCCAAGCTGCGAAGATTCAAGGCTAA